Genomic window (Egicoccus halophilus):
GATCGCGCACGCCGAGAGCACCTCGAGGGCGAAGTCCCGCGAGGCGACCGCATCCATCGAGTTCTCGGTCACCCGGGCGAACCCGAGGTGCTCGGCGTAGGCGGCCGGATCGAGGCCGAGCGTCGTGCCGGCCAGCGCCCCGGAGCCCAGCACGGAGGCGTCCAGCCGCTCGCGCGCGTCGCGCAATCGCCCGGCATCGCGGTCGAGCATCCACACGTAGGCCAGCAGGTGGTGCGAGAGCAGCACCGGTTGCCCCCGCTGCACGTGCGTGTAGCCGGGGGCCAGCCAGTCGAGGTGCGCCTCGGCCTGGTCCGCCAACGCCGCCTGCAGCGCCGCGACCAGCGACACCAGTTCGTCGCAGGCGTCACGGCACCACAGCCGCAGGTCGTTGGCGATCTGGTCGTTGCGGCTCCGTCCCGCCCGCAGCTTGCCGCCCAGCGGGCCGAGGTCCTCGACCAGCCAGCGCTCGATCGCGCCGTGGACGTCCTCGTCGGTGGGCAGGAAGGGGAACGCATCGCGGACGAACAACGCCGCACACCGGTCCAGTGCGTCGAGCATGCGCGCCAGCTCGTCGGCGTCGAGCACCCCGATGCGGTGCAGCTCGGCGGCGTGCGCCCGCGACCCGGCGAGGTCCTGTCGCCACAACGCCCGGTCGAACGCGGTCGAGACGCCGAGCCGCCACGCCGCCTCGTCGGGTCCGGTGGTGAACCGGCCGCCCCACAGGCGGCCGGCGTCCGTGGCGTCGGCGTCGTTCGGCCCGGTGCGATCGGGGCTCACAGGCGGTCGCCCTGCTGGGTGGCCCGGGCGGCCCAGGTCTTGAGCGGCAGACCCCACAGCTTGACGAACCCCTCGGCCAGCGACTGGTCGAACTGGTCCTCGGCGTCGTAGGTGGCCATCTCGTACTGGTAGAGCCCCGAGTCGGCGCTGCGCCGCCCGACGACCGTGGCGTGACCCTTGAACAGCTCCAGGCGCACCTCGCCGTTGACGTACCGGTTGGCCTCGTCCATGAACGCGTCGAGCGCCTTCTTCAGCGGCCCCCACCACAGGCCGTTGTAGATCAGCTGCGCGTAGCGGCCCTCCTCGGAGCGCTTGTGCTCGGCGAGCTCCTGCTCGAGACACAGGTCCTCGAGGTCGCGGTGGGCGGTGAGCAGCGCGATCGCGCCGGGGCACTCGTAGATCTCGCGGCTCTTGATCCCGACGAGCCGGTCCTCGATCATGTCGATGCGTCCGACCCCGTGCGCTCCGGCGCGGGCGTCGAGCTGCGCCACCAGCTCGGCCAGGGGCAGCCGCTCGCCGTCGAGAGTGACGGGCACGCCGTGCTCGAAGGCGACGACGAGCTCCTCGGGCGCGTCGGGCGCGTCCTTGACGCTGACGGTGCGCTCGAAGACGTCCTCGGGCGGCGCGGCCCACGGGTCCTCGAGGATGCCGCACTCGGCGGTGCGGCCCCAGGCGTTCTCGTCGATGGAGTACGGCGAGCTCTTCGACTTCACCGGGATCGGGATCCCACGCTCGTTGGCCCAGTCGATCGCGGCGTCGCGCGTGAGACCCCACTCACGGATCGGCGCGATGGTGTCGAGGTCGGGAGCCAGGCACATCGTGCCGACCTCGAAGCGGACCTGGTCGTTGCCCTTGCCCGTGCAGCCGTGGGCGACGCCGGCGGCGCCGGTCTCGCGGGCGACCCGGACGAGGTGCTTGACGATCAGGGGGCGTGACAGGGCGGACACGAGCGGGTACTTGCCCATGTACATCGCGTTGGCCTTCAGGGCCGGCTGGATGAACTCGGTCGCGAACTCGTCGCGGGCGTCGACGACGACCGACTCGACCGCGCCGCAGTCCAGGCCGCGCTGACGGATCTCGTCGAGGTCGTCGACCCCCTGGCCGACGTCGACCGCACAGGCGACGACCTCGACGTCCTTGTGCTCGCGCATCCACTGGATGGCGACGGAGGTGTCGAGCCCGCCGGAGTAGGCGAGGACGATCCGGGGCTTGCTCATGGTGGCTCCTACGGGGTGGCGGTCGGGAGGTCGAGCGATGCGGATGCGGGTCCGGCTGGCTGGCCGGCAGGTCGGGGCGGGGTGGCTGGCCGGCGCCAGCGGTCAGGCCGGGGAGTGCTCCCCGGTCGGTGTCAGGCCGGCACGTCGGCGCAGCTGTGCGGCCAGTTCGGTGCCCGGCAGCGTCTCTGCGGCGACCACCAGCACGGTGTCGTCGCCGGAGACGGTCGCCAGGACCCCGTCGAGCTCCGCCAGGTCGATGGCCGAGGCGACCGGGTGGGCACAGGCCGGCGGCGTGCGCAGGACGGCGAGGTTGCCGCTGGAGGCCACCGACACCACGAACTGTCGCAGGGTCTCGTCGAGGCGGCCGCGCGCCGAGCCGGGGCCGGGGTCGACCGCCAGCCGGTAGACGAGGGCGCCGTCGGCGCCACGCACCTTGATCGCGCCGAGCTCGTCGAGGTCGCGGCTGACGGTGGCCTGGTGGGCGTCGAGCCCGCGGTCGGCCAGGGCCGCCCGCACCTCGGCCTGGGAACCGAGGTCGGTCGAGGTGATCAGTTCGCGCAGCAGCTGCTGCCGTCGTCGCTTGTCGGCCATGTGCGCGCTCCTCAGGCCAGCAGGCCGGCGAGCAGCGCCTTCTGGGCGTGCAACCGGTTCTCGGCCTGGTCGAACACCCGTGAGGCGGGTCCGTCGATGACCTCGGCGGTGACCTCCTCGCCGCGGTGGGCCGGCAGGCAGTGCAGGAAGACCGCGTCGGTGGCGGCGTGCGCCAGCAGCTGTTCGGTGACGCGGTAGGGCACGAACCGTGCGGCCCGCTCCGCGGCCTCGGCCTCCTGCCCCATCGAGGCCCACACGTCGGTGTAGACCGCGTCGGCGCCGGCGACGGCCGCGACGGGATCGGTGGTGACCTCGATGGTCGCGCCGGTGTCGGCGGCCAGCTGCCGGGCGCGCGTGACGATCCCGGCGTCGGGGGCGTGCCCCTCGGGGTGACCGACGCGCACGGACAGGCCGACCTTGGCGCCCGCGAGCAGCAGGGAGTGCGCCACGTTGTTGCCGTCGCCGACGTACGCCAGTGCGCGGCCGTGGAAGTCGCCGTGGGCCTCACGGAAGGTCTGCAGGTCGGCGACCGCCTGGCACGGGTGCTCGAGGTCGGTCAGGGCGTTGACCACCGGGATGCTCGCGCCGTCGGCGAGCTCCTCGAGGCGCTGCTGGGCGAAGGTGCGCACCACGATCGCGTGGACGTAGCGGGAGAG
Coding sequences:
- the argH gene encoding argininosuccinate lyase, with translation MSPDRTGPNDADATDAGRLWGGRFTTGPDEAAWRLGVSTAFDRALWRQDLAGSRAHAAELHRIGVLDADELARMLDALDRCAALFVRDAFPFLPTDEDVHGAIERWLVEDLGPLGGKLRAGRSRNDQIANDLRLWCRDACDELVSLVAALQAALADQAEAHLDWLAPGYTHVQRGQPVLLSHHLLAYVWMLDRDAGRLRDARERLDASVLGSGALAGTTLGLDPAAYAEHLGFARVTENSMDAVASRDFALEVLSACAILAVHLSRLGEEVVLWATSEFGFATVGDAFSTGSSIMPQKRNPDVAELVRGKAGRVVGALVSLLTTVKGLPMAYDRDLQEDKEPVFDAVGTLRLVLPAMTGTVASLTFDRQRLAAASVGGFALATDLAEELVRRGVPFREAHEVVGEVVRRAESHGVDLDGLDPRELAAAHPALDTEVAALLDPRRAVDRRDSSLGTATASVRAQLARAREAVAVNRSLG
- a CDS encoding argininosuccinate synthase, translated to MSKPRIVLAYSGGLDTSVAIQWMREHKDVEVVACAVDVGQGVDDLDEIRQRGLDCGAVESVVVDARDEFATEFIQPALKANAMYMGKYPLVSALSRPLIVKHLVRVARETGAAGVAHGCTGKGNDQVRFEVGTMCLAPDLDTIAPIREWGLTRDAAIDWANERGIPIPVKSKSSPYSIDENAWGRTAECGILEDPWAAPPEDVFERTVSVKDAPDAPEELVVAFEHGVPVTLDGERLPLAELVAQLDARAGAHGVGRIDMIEDRLVGIKSREIYECPGAIALLTAHRDLEDLCLEQELAEHKRSEEGRYAQLIYNGLWWGPLKKALDAFMDEANRYVNGEVRLELFKGHATVVGRRSADSGLYQYEMATYDAEDQFDQSLAEGFVKLWGLPLKTWAARATQQGDRL
- a CDS encoding arginine repressor gives rise to the protein MADKRRRQQLLRELITSTDLGSQAEVRAALADRGLDAHQATVSRDLDELGAIKVRGADGALVYRLAVDPGPGSARGRLDETLRQFVVSVASSGNLAVLRTPPACAHPVASAIDLAELDGVLATVSGDDTVLVVAAETLPGTELAAQLRRRAGLTPTGEHSPA
- the argF gene encoding ornithine carbamoyltransferase, with amino-acid sequence MPFPDDLLSIDDLSAEQLLQVLDVADRLKADRGERLAADSDLAHGALRGRTVALLFEKPSTRTRVSFQVAVTELGGQPLPLSSAELQLGRGETVADTGAVLSRYVHAIVVRTFAQQRLEELADGASIPVVNALTDLEHPCQAVADLQTFREAHGDFHGRALAYVGDGNNVAHSLLLAGAKVGLSVRVGHPEGHAPDAGIVTRARQLAADTGATIEVTTDPVAAVAGADAVYTDVWASMGQEAEAAERAARFVPYRVTEQLLAHAATDAVFLHCLPAHRGEEVTAEVIDGPASRVFDQAENRLHAQKALLAGLLA